Genomic segment of Dehalobacter sp. 12DCB1:
AGTTTGAGATAGGGATAGGCAGTTCTGATTATGTTGAGTTTGGCAAAACCGTCCTGCGGTTTGATCTTTATTTTAAAACGGACGTAACCTTCCTGCAAGTACTGTTCAATCTGTTTTAACAGGCCGGCGCTGTCCAGATCTCCCAGAACCATACCGGCCTCAATCTGCGTATTTGTCTCCTCCTGAAATACAGCCGCCATGACAGGGATATCCTGACGCCTCGCGTACAAGTCCAGCAACGCATTTTCAACCCCGGCACCTGTCATCGGGTAAGCTTTGTCCAGCCAGGCATGAATGTCGAAAGGATGTACAATCTCTTCCTGCAGCAGCCGCGGAAGATAAATTTCCAGCAGAAGGCGTTTAGCATTGGCAAGCGTTTCCGAAGTATAAAAAGGATCAGAGAAAGCGACAACTTCGCCATAGCCGGCATTCTCGAATTCGTCTGTGACTTTAAGAATGATCGTTTCCCGGCGATCCAGACTGGTCTGAGATGTTTTAAAGGTAAACTTTAAAGGCATGTCCAAAAGGAACAGCTCTGCTTTTTTTATGATCATGGGCTTCCTCCCTCCGCCAGCATATCTTCCAGTGCCTTGTGACGGACCTTTCCTGTGGCATTCCGGGGAAGTTCAGCCAAAAAGATAATCTCGCTGGGAAGTTTATAGCGGGCGAGTCTTGGAGACAGATAGTCCCTGATCTCTTCTTCGTTTAATAAAGATACTGCAAATAAGACAGGTACCTGTCCCCACTTAGGATCTTTTCTTCCGATGACAGCGCATTCTTTGATCCCAGGGTGCGCGTAGAGTATATTTTCGATTTCCCGCGGATAAATATTTTCCCCGCCTGAAATAATCATGTTTTTGCGACGGTCGAGAATATACAGGAAACCGTCCTGATCCAAATAACCGATATCTTCCGTAGGGAAAAATCCGAAGATCGTTTCCCGGCCAAGATATCCGTCCATAACCATGGGACTCTGAATCAGGACTTCACCGCTGCCGTCAGACCCTGGATTTTTGATCAGAATTTCCACTGAATCCAGTGGAAGACCAACTGAATCAATCTTGTCCGGGTATTGGAGAACGGAAAAGGTTGCCGATTGGCTGGTGGTTT
This window contains:
- the menC gene encoding o-succinylbenzoate synthase, encoding MIIKKAELFLLDMPLKFTFKTSQTSLDRRETIILKVTDEFENAGYGEVVAFSDPFYTSETLANAKRLLLEIYLPRLLQEEIVHPFDIHAWLDKAYPMTGAGVENALLDLYARRQDIPVMAAVFQEETNTQIEAGMVLGDLDSAGLLKQIEQYLQEGYVRFKIKIKPQDGFAKLNIIRTAYPYLKLLADANKSFRSEHIPELMKIDGLGLLCLEEPLAEAELTDYQKLQAEMQTPVCLDESILNVADLEKAIELKACRALNIKTGRVGGLFYVRQMIELCRKHHIYYWIGSMVESGISKILHVHLASLKDTYIPGDLSPSQRYFPQDIIWPEVTVQNGRIEVPRGPGLGIAVDENVLADYTVEHHIFA